The Thermus filiformis genome contains a region encoding:
- the rplV gene encoding 50S ribosomal protein L22, with translation MEAKAIARYIRMSPRKVRLVVDLIRGKSLEEARAILRYLNKRAALPVAKVLESAAANAVNNHDMLEDRLFVKAAYVDEGPALKRVLPRARGRADIIKKRTSHITIVLGEKHGK, from the coding sequence ATGGAAGCGAAAGCCATTGCTCGTTACATCCGCATGTCGCCCCGGAAGGTCCGGCTGGTGGTGGACCTGATCCGGGGCAAGAGCCTGGAGGAGGCGCGGGCCATCCTGCGCTACCTCAACAAGCGGGCGGCCCTGCCCGTGGCCAAGGTTTTGGAGTCGGCGGCGGCCAACGCGGTGAACAACCACGACATGCTGGAGGACCGCCTCTTCGTCAAGGCCGCCTACGTGGACGAGGGCCCCGCCCTGAAGCGGGTCCTGCCCCGGGCCCGGGGGCGGGCGGACATCATCAAGAAGCGGACCAGCCACATCACCATCGTTCTGGGGGAAAAGCATGGGAAATAA
- the crcB gene encoding fluoride efflux transporter CrcB yields the protein MERYLLVALGGALGAALRYGLGAWLQGYSSGFPLSTLAINVSGSLLIGLVLRLSLEGALSPEARLFLAVGVLGGYTTFSTFSYELLALVQGGEGGRAFLYAFLSLALGFGAVALGYALGGRG from the coding sequence GTGGAGCGGTACCTCCTGGTGGCCCTGGGGGGGGCTTTGGGCGCGGCCTTGCGCTATGGGCTTGGGGCCTGGCTTCAAGGCTATAGTTCGGGCTTCCCCTTGAGCACCCTGGCCATCAACGTCTCCGGGAGCCTCCTCATCGGCCTCGTCCTCCGCCTCTCCCTCGAGGGGGCCCTCTCCCCCGAGGCCCGGCTCTTTCTGGCGGTGGGGGTCCTGGGGGGGTACACCACCTTCTCCACCTTCAGCTACGAGCTTCTGGCCCTGGTCCAGGGGGGCGAGGGGGGAAGGGCCTTCCTGTACGCCTTCTTGAGCCTGGCCCTGGGGTTCGGGGCGGTGGCGCTGGGGTACGCCCTGGGAGGCAGAGGATGA
- the rpsJ gene encoding 30S ribosomal protein S10, whose product MPKIRIKLRGFDHKTLDASAQKIVDAARRTGAQVSGPVPLPTRVRRFTVIRGPFKHKDSREHFELRTHNRLVDIINPNRKTIESLMTLDLPTGVEIEIKTLGGGR is encoded by the coding sequence ATGCCCAAGATCCGCATCAAGCTCCGGGGGTTTGACCACAAGACCCTGGACGCCTCCGCCCAAAAGATCGTGGACGCCGCGCGGCGGACGGGGGCCCAGGTGAGTGGTCCCGTCCCCCTGCCGACCCGGGTGCGGCGGTTCACCGTCATCCGGGGGCCCTTCAAGCACAAGGACTCCCGGGAGCACTTTGAGCTCCGCACCCACAACCGGCTGGTGGACATCATCAACCCCAACCGGAAGACCATAGAGAGCCTCATGACCCTGGACCTCCCCACCGGGGTGGAGATCGAGATCAAGACGCTGGGAGGTGGCCGGTGA
- the ribH gene encoding 6,7-dimethyl-8-ribityllumazine synthase, whose amino-acid sequence MRPKTLSPILTARGVRLAIAVGRFNERITKLLLEGALEAYARLGGDPAEVLVAWVPGSFELPLVAKKLAQRPEVDAVVALGAVIRGETPHFEYVAAQAASGLMGAMLQTEKPIVFGVLTTNTPEEAQERAGGKAGNKGAEAVFTAIEMVKLLEAIEGLSAP is encoded by the coding sequence ATGAGGCCCAAGACCCTTTCCCCCATCCTCACCGCCCGGGGGGTGCGGCTCGCCATCGCGGTGGGCCGGTTCAACGAGCGGATCACCAAACTCCTCCTGGAAGGGGCCCTCGAGGCCTACGCCCGCCTGGGCGGGGACCCCGCCGAGGTCCTGGTGGCCTGGGTCCCCGGCTCCTTTGAGCTCCCCCTGGTGGCCAAGAAGCTGGCGCAGCGCCCCGAGGTGGACGCGGTGGTGGCCCTGGGGGCGGTGATCCGGGGGGAGACCCCCCACTTCGAGTACGTGGCCGCCCAGGCGGCGAGCGGCCTCATGGGGGCCATGCTCCAGACGGAAAAGCCCATCGTCTTCGGCGTCCTCACCACCAACACCCCCGAGGAGGCCCAGGAGCGGGCCGGAGGCAAGGCGGGGAACAAGGGGGCCGAGGCGGTCTTCACCGCCATAGAGATGGTCAAGCTCCTAGAGGCCATCGAGGGCCTCAGCGCCCCGTGA
- a CDS encoding histidinol-phosphatase HisJ family protein, protein MVDSHVHTPLCGHAEGAPEEYLFQARKKGLVGLVFTDHSPMPAWYDPGSRMPLSALPFYLLALERLREKNPDFYLGIGLEADFHPGTEGFVAHLLRQYPFDYVIGSVHYLGAWPLDHPDHQEEFAWRDLKEVYREYFRLVEAAARTGLFHAIGHLDLPKKFGHRLAEEALLELAEPALRAIAGEGLFLDVNTAGLRKPVREVYPSLALLRAARELGIGVVLGSDAHHPLEVGEGFQEATRLLLEAGYQKAFYFQEGRPRAYPLSRAS, encoded by the coding sequence GTGGTAGACAGCCACGTCCACACCCCCCTCTGCGGCCACGCGGAAGGCGCCCCCGAGGAGTACCTGTTCCAGGCCCGGAAGAAGGGGCTTGTGGGCCTGGTCTTCACCGATCACAGCCCCATGCCCGCCTGGTACGACCCAGGAAGCCGGATGCCCCTCTCCGCCCTGCCCTTTTACCTTCTGGCCCTGGAGCGCCTGCGGGAGAAAAACCCGGACTTCTACCTGGGGATCGGCCTCGAGGCCGACTTCCACCCGGGGACGGAGGGCTTCGTGGCCCACCTCCTCCGCCAGTACCCCTTTGACTACGTCATCGGGAGCGTCCACTACCTGGGGGCCTGGCCCCTGGACCACCCGGACCACCAGGAGGAGTTCGCCTGGCGGGACCTGAAGGAGGTCTACCGGGAGTACTTCCGCCTGGTGGAGGCCGCCGCGCGGACGGGCCTCTTCCACGCCATCGGCCACCTGGACCTGCCCAAGAAGTTCGGCCACCGCCTGGCTGAGGAGGCCCTTCTGGAGCTGGCCGAGCCCGCCCTCCGGGCCATCGCCGGGGAGGGGCTTTTCCTGGACGTGAACACCGCCGGCCTGAGAAAACCCGTCCGGGAGGTCTACCCCTCTTTGGCCCTTCTGCGGGCGGCGCGGGAGCTGGGGATCGGGGTGGTCCTGGGCTCGGACGCCCACCACCCCCTCGAGGTAGGGGAGGGCTTCCAAGAGGCCACCCGCCTCCTCCTGGAGGCGGGCTACCAAAAGGCCTTCTACTTCCAGGAGGGAAGGCCCCGGGCCTACCCCCTGTCCAGGGCCTCGTAG
- the rplD gene encoding 50S ribosomal protein L4: MSYAIPVLSAEGRREVLADLPTEINPHLLWEVVRWQLASRRRGTASTKTRGEVAYSSRKIYPQKGTGRARHGDIGAPIFVGGGTVFGPKPRDYAYTLPKKVRRKGLAMAVADRAREGNLLLVEGFAGVNGKTKEFLAWAKGAGLDGSRRVLLVTADERVQRAARNLPWVWVLDPEGLNVYDILRHEVLVMDLKAWEVFQERTGGEA, encoded by the coding sequence ATGAGCTACGCCATCCCTGTTCTCTCTGCGGAGGGCAGGCGCGAGGTCCTGGCCGACCTGCCCACCGAGATCAACCCCCACCTCCTCTGGGAGGTGGTGCGCTGGCAGCTTGCGAGCCGCCGCCGCGGCACGGCCAGCACCAAGACCCGGGGGGAGGTGGCCTACTCCAGCCGGAAGATCTACCCCCAGAAGGGCACGGGCCGGGCCCGGCACGGGGACATCGGGGCCCCCATCTTCGTGGGGGGCGGGACGGTCTTCGGGCCCAAGCCCCGGGACTACGCCTACACCCTGCCCAAGAAGGTGCGCAGGAAGGGCCTGGCCATGGCGGTGGCCGACCGGGCCCGGGAGGGGAACCTCCTCCTGGTGGAGGGCTTTGCTGGGGTGAACGGGAAGACCAAGGAGTTTTTGGCCTGGGCCAAGGGGGCGGGCCTGGACGGGTCCCGCCGGGTCCTCTTGGTGACGGCGGACGAGCGGGTCCAGCGGGCGGCCCGCAACCTCCCCTGGGTCTGGGTCCTGGACCCGGAGGGGCTGAACGTGTACGACATCCTGCGGCACGAGGTCCTGGTCATGGACCTGAAGGCCTGGGAGGTTTTCCAGGAGCGCACGGGAGGTGAGGCGTGA
- the rplC gene encoding 50S ribosomal protein L3: protein MKGILGLKVGMTRIFKEDRAIPVTVVLAGPCPVVQRRTPEKDGYVAVQLGFVPQNPKRVNRPMKGHFARAGVEPVRVLKEIRDFNPDKDVVTVDIFQPGERVDVTGTSKGRGFAGVMKRWNFAGGPDSHGAHKIHRHPGSIGNRKTPGRVYKGKKMAGRYGAERVTVTNLEVVDVIPEENLLLLKGSVPGPNGGLLVVRETKRKVEK, encoded by the coding sequence GTGAAGGGCATCCTGGGCCTCAAGGTCGGCATGACCCGCATTTTCAAGGAGGACCGGGCCATCCCCGTGACCGTGGTCCTGGCCGGGCCCTGCCCCGTGGTCCAGCGCCGCACCCCCGAGAAGGACGGGTACGTGGCGGTCCAGCTGGGCTTTGTGCCCCAGAACCCCAAGCGGGTGAACCGCCCCATGAAGGGGCACTTCGCCCGGGCGGGGGTGGAGCCGGTCCGCGTCCTCAAGGAAATCCGCGACTTCAACCCCGATAAGGACGTGGTCACGGTGGATATCTTCCAGCCCGGCGAGCGGGTGGACGTGACCGGGACCTCCAAGGGCCGGGGCTTCGCCGGGGTGATGAAGCGCTGGAACTTCGCGGGCGGCCCCGACTCCCACGGCGCCCACAAGATCCACCGCCACCCCGGCTCCATCGGCAACCGCAAGACCCCGGGCCGGGTCTACAAGGGCAAGAAGATGGCGGGCCGCTACGGGGCCGAGCGGGTCACGGTGACCAACCTCGAGGTGGTGGACGTCATCCCCGAGGAGAACCTCCTCCTCCTCAAGGGCTCGGTGCCGGGGCCGAACGGCGGCCTCCTGGTGGTGCGCGAGACCAAAAGGAAGGTGGAGAAATGA
- a CDS encoding nicotinamidase: MVELPEIPKESQVELPARETALIVVDMQNDFAHPEGALFVPDAPKTIPVIRRLLDEARARGVRVVFTQDWHREDDPEFRIWPVHAVAGTWGAEIVEELRPLKGELVVQKVRYDAFYGTPLDHYLHLWGVKHVVVTGTVANICVLHTAGSAALRWYQVVLPEDATSALTPFDLAAALRQVTFLYQGKVTTADGVRFV; this comes from the coding sequence ATGGTGGAACTGCCCGAGATCCCCAAGGAGAGCCAGGTGGAGCTCCCCGCCCGGGAGACCGCCCTCATCGTGGTGGACATGCAGAACGACTTCGCCCACCCCGAAGGGGCCCTCTTCGTCCCCGACGCGCCCAAGACCATCCCCGTCATCCGGAGGCTCCTGGACGAGGCCCGCGCCCGGGGGGTGCGGGTCGTCTTCACCCAGGACTGGCACCGGGAGGACGACCCTGAGTTCCGCATCTGGCCCGTGCACGCGGTGGCGGGCACCTGGGGGGCGGAGATCGTGGAGGAGCTCAGGCCCCTAAAGGGGGAGCTGGTGGTGCAGAAGGTGCGCTACGACGCCTTCTACGGCACCCCCCTGGACCACTACCTCCACCTTTGGGGGGTAAAGCACGTGGTGGTGACGGGGACGGTGGCCAACATCTGCGTCCTGCACACCGCGGGCTCGGCGGCCCTGCGCTGGTACCAGGTGGTCCTCCCCGAGGACGCCACCAGCGCCCTCACCCCCTTTGACCTGGCCGCCGCCTTGCGCCAGGTCACCTTCCTCTACCAGGGGAAGGTGACCACCGCGGACGGGGTGCGGTTTGTCTGA
- the metF gene encoding methylenetetrahydrofolate reductase [NAD(P)H], translated as MKIRDLLRRAQGPLFSFEFFPPKTPEGEEALFRTIAELRPFRPAFVSITYGAGGSTREKTLEWAERIRQMGLTPLAHLTVVGSSRQELEALLQSLKERGIENVLALRGDPPKGSSRFVPHPEGFRYASEFVAFIRERFQDAFSLGGAAYPEGHPESESLEADLRHFKAKVEAGLDFAITQLFFNNAHYFGFLERARRAGIEIPILPGLMPVTSYAQLRRFTEVCGASIPGPLLSRLERHQDDPQAVLEIGVEHATKQAEELLRAGVAGIHFYTLNKSPATRMVLQRLGLTPPPSSPIPPGPPPAPGGPGAGPA; from the coding sequence ATGAAAATACGGGACCTCCTCCGAAGGGCCCAGGGTCCCCTGTTTTCCTTTGAGTTCTTCCCCCCCAAGACCCCAGAAGGGGAGGAGGCGCTCTTCCGGACCATCGCCGAGCTCAGGCCCTTCCGCCCCGCCTTCGTCTCCATCACCTACGGGGCCGGGGGGAGCACCCGGGAGAAGACCCTGGAGTGGGCGGAGCGGATCCGCCAGATGGGCCTCACCCCCCTGGCCCACCTCACGGTGGTGGGGAGCAGCCGGCAGGAGCTCGAGGCCCTCCTGCAGAGCCTAAAGGAGCGGGGGATAGAGAACGTCCTGGCCCTCCGGGGCGACCCTCCCAAGGGCTCTTCCCGCTTCGTCCCCCACCCGGAGGGGTTCCGCTACGCCAGCGAGTTCGTGGCCTTCATCCGAGAGCGCTTCCAGGACGCCTTCAGCCTGGGGGGGGCGGCCTACCCCGAGGGGCACCCGGAAAGCGAGAGCCTCGAGGCCGACCTCCGCCACTTCAAGGCCAAGGTGGAGGCGGGGCTGGACTTCGCCATCACCCAGCTCTTCTTCAACAACGCCCACTACTTCGGCTTCCTGGAGCGGGCGAGGAGGGCGGGCATAGAGATCCCCATCCTCCCTGGCCTCATGCCCGTCACCAGCTACGCGCAGCTCCGCCGCTTCACCGAGGTCTGCGGGGCCAGCATCCCCGGCCCCCTCCTCTCCCGGCTGGAGCGGCACCAGGACGATCCCCAGGCGGTCTTAGAGATCGGGGTGGAGCACGCCACCAAGCAGGCGGAGGAGCTTCTGCGGGCGGGGGTGGCCGGGATCCACTTCTACACCCTGAACAAGAGCCCCGCCACCCGGATGGTCCTCCAGCGGCTGGGCCTCACACCTCCTCCTTCGTCCCCCATTCCCCCAGGGCCACCTCCTGCCCCCGGAGGGCCAGGAGCTGGCCCAGCTTGA
- a CDS encoding sulfite oxidase-like oxidoreductase, translated as MDRVPPGQFVTERFPILTYGEEPRIAPEDWRLELEGLVETPLTLTYQDLLALPQVELTRDFHCVTRWSRLDVAWKGMRVKDLLEEARPKPEAVAALVECYGGYTTNLLLEDLLRDDVLLAHTLFGKPLPPERGGPVRLLVPHLYAWKSAKWVRRILLLDHLELGFWERMGYHWRGDPWKEERFQEGPVPAARIRFQALKKPER; from the coding sequence ATGGACCGCGTCCCGCCGGGCCAGTTCGTCACCGAGCGCTTCCCCATCCTCACCTACGGGGAGGAGCCCCGCATAGCCCCTGAGGACTGGAGGCTGGAGCTCGAGGGCCTGGTGGAAACCCCTCTCACCCTCACCTACCAGGACCTCCTGGCCCTGCCCCAGGTGGAGCTCACCCGGGACTTCCACTGCGTGACCCGCTGGAGCCGCCTGGACGTGGCCTGGAAGGGGATGCGGGTTAAGGACCTTCTGGAGGAGGCCCGCCCCAAGCCCGAGGCGGTGGCGGCCCTGGTGGAGTGCTACGGCGGCTACACAACCAACCTCCTCTTGGAAGACCTCCTCCGGGACGATGTCCTCCTGGCCCACACCCTCTTCGGAAAGCCCCTTCCCCCGGAAAGGGGAGGCCCCGTCCGCCTCCTTGTGCCCCACCTCTACGCCTGGAAGAGCGCTAAGTGGGTGCGGCGCATCCTCCTTTTGGACCACCTGGAGCTCGGTTTCTGGGAGCGGATGGGCTACCACTGGCGAGGCGACCCCTGGAAGGAGGAGCGCTTCCAGGAGGGTCCGGTCCCCGCGGCCCGCATCCGGTTCCAGGCGCTTAAGAAACCTGAGCGCTAA
- a CDS encoding MBL fold metallo-hydrolase: MRITPYGASRTVTGSAHLLEGAGARVLLDCGMYQGEKEEKNLEPFGFDPRSLDAVLVTHAHLDHVGRLPRLFREGYRGPVYATRATLLLMEVILEDALKVTEEAFFEEKDLKELYAHLRPLEYKEPLRVRGLELQLWNAGHLPGSGFVVAEGEGRRFVFSGDLGNRQKVVLPDPELPPQADLVLSEGTYGDRPHRSFQATVEEFLEILDRTLSRGGKVYIPTFAVERAQEILFHLFENQDRLVRAPIYLDSPMANRVSALYPRLLPYLSLEVQAYFRKGVNPFEPRGLRHVESAEESKRLNRAEGPMVVLAGSGMLSGGRILHHLKHGLSDPKNAVVFVGYQPRGGLGERIIRKEPVRILGEVLEVRAEVHTLGGFSGHAGQDELLDWLKDQPRVLLVHGEEEKLLKLGQLLALRGQEVALGEWGTKEEV, translated from the coding sequence ATGCGCATCACGCCTTACGGGGCCAGCCGGACCGTCACCGGTAGCGCCCACCTCCTCGAGGGAGCCGGGGCGCGGGTTCTTCTGGACTGCGGGATGTACCAGGGGGAAAAGGAGGAGAAGAACCTCGAGCCCTTTGGGTTTGACCCCCGGAGCCTAGACGCGGTCCTGGTCACCCACGCCCACCTGGACCACGTGGGCCGCCTGCCCCGCCTCTTCCGGGAGGGGTACCGGGGGCCGGTCTACGCCACCCGGGCCACCCTCCTCCTCATGGAGGTCATCCTGGAGGACGCCCTCAAGGTGACGGAGGAGGCCTTCTTTGAGGAAAAGGACCTGAAGGAGCTCTACGCCCACCTGCGGCCCTTGGAGTACAAGGAGCCGCTCAGGGTGAGGGGGCTGGAGCTTCAGCTCTGGAACGCGGGCCACCTACCGGGAAGCGGCTTCGTGGTGGCGGAGGGGGAGGGAAGGCGGTTCGTCTTCAGCGGGGACCTGGGCAACCGGCAGAAGGTCGTCTTGCCCGACCCCGAGCTCCCGCCCCAGGCCGACCTGGTCCTCTCGGAGGGCACCTACGGGGACCGGCCCCACCGCTCCTTCCAGGCCACGGTGGAGGAGTTTTTGGAGATCCTGGACCGGACGCTGAGCCGGGGTGGGAAGGTCTACATCCCCACCTTTGCGGTGGAGCGGGCGCAGGAGATCCTCTTCCACCTCTTTGAGAACCAGGACCGCCTGGTTCGGGCCCCCATCTACCTGGACTCACCCATGGCGAACCGGGTCTCGGCCCTTTACCCCCGGCTCCTCCCCTACCTGAGCCTCGAGGTCCAGGCCTACTTCCGCAAGGGGGTGAACCCCTTTGAGCCCCGGGGGCTCCGCCACGTGGAAAGCGCAGAGGAGTCCAAGCGGCTGAACCGGGCGGAGGGGCCGATGGTGGTCCTGGCGGGCAGCGGCATGCTTTCTGGGGGAAGGATCCTCCACCACCTCAAGCACGGGCTTTCCGACCCCAAGAACGCGGTGGTCTTCGTGGGCTACCAGCCCCGGGGCGGGCTGGGGGAGCGGATCATCCGCAAGGAGCCCGTCCGCATCCTGGGGGAGGTCCTGGAGGTGCGGGCGGAGGTCCACACCCTGGGCGGCTTCTCCGGCCACGCGGGCCAGGACGAGCTCCTGGACTGGCTGAAGGACCAGCCCCGGGTCCTCCTGGTGCACGGGGAAGAAGAGAAGCTCCTCAAGCTGGGCCAGCTCCTGGCCCTCCGGGGGCAGGAGGTGGCCCTGGGGGAATGGGGGACGAAGGAGGAGGTGTGA
- a CDS encoding DUF190 domain-containing protein, which produces MKLSGEAKLLRIFIGESDKWRGRPLYEAIVLEAKARGLAGATVFKGFMGFGAHSRVHTAKILQLSEDLPVMVEIVDTEEKIQAFLPVLDEMVREGLVTLEKVEVIRYQARKGE; this is translated from the coding sequence ATGAAGCTTTCGGGCGAGGCCAAGCTTCTGCGCATCTTCATCGGCGAGTCGGACAAGTGGAGGGGCCGGCCCCTCTACGAGGCCATCGTCCTCGAGGCCAAGGCCCGGGGCCTGGCCGGGGCCACGGTCTTCAAGGGCTTTATGGGCTTCGGGGCCCACTCCCGCGTCCACACCGCCAAGATCCTCCAGCTCTCAGAGGACCTGCCGGTGATGGTGGAGATCGTGGACACCGAGGAGAAGATCCAGGCCTTCCTACCGGTCCTGGACGAGATGGTGCGGGAGGGGCTCGTCACCTTGGAGAAGGTGGAGGTGATCCGCTACCAGGCCCGGAAAGGGGAGTAG
- the tuf gene encoding elongation factor Tu translates to MAKGEFVRTKPHVNVGTIGHVDHGKTTLTAALTYVAAAENPNVEVKDYGEIDKAPEERARGITINTAHVEYETAKRHYSHVDCPGHADYIKNMITGAAQMDGAILVVSAADGPMPQTREHILLARQVGVPYIVVFMNKVDMVDDPELLDLVEMEVRDLLNQYEFPGDEVPVIRGSALLALEQMHRNPKTKRGENEWVDRIWELLDAIDEYIPTPVRDVDKPFLMPVEDVFTITGRGTVATGRIERGKVKVGDEVEIVGLGETRKTVVTGVEMHRKTLSEGIAGDNVGLLLRGIGRDEVERGQVLAKPGSITPHTKFEASVYILKKEEGGRHTGFFSGYRPQFYFRTTDVTGVVELPPGVEMVMPGDNVTFTVELIKPVALEEGLRFAIREGGRTVGAGVVTKILE, encoded by the coding sequence ATGGCGAAGGGCGAGTTTGTACGCACGAAGCCCCACGTGAACGTGGGGACGATTGGGCACGTGGACCACGGGAAGACGACGCTGACGGCTGCGCTGACGTACGTGGCTGCGGCGGAGAACCCCAATGTGGAGGTGAAGGACTACGGGGAGATTGACAAGGCCCCGGAGGAGCGTGCGCGGGGGATTACCATTAATACGGCGCACGTGGAGTACGAGACGGCGAAGCGGCACTATTCCCACGTGGACTGCCCTGGGCACGCGGACTACATCAAGAACATGATCACCGGGGCGGCCCAGATGGACGGGGCGATCCTGGTGGTGTCTGCGGCGGACGGTCCGATGCCGCAGACGCGGGAGCACATTCTTTTGGCCCGGCAGGTGGGGGTCCCGTACATCGTGGTCTTCATGAACAAGGTGGACATGGTGGACGACCCCGAGCTTCTGGACCTGGTGGAGATGGAGGTGCGGGACCTCCTGAACCAGTACGAGTTCCCCGGGGATGAGGTGCCGGTGATCCGGGGGAGCGCGCTTTTGGCGCTGGAACAGATGCACCGGAACCCCAAGACCAAGCGTGGGGAGAACGAGTGGGTGGACCGGATCTGGGAGCTTTTGGACGCGATTGACGAGTACATTCCCACGCCGGTGCGGGATGTGGACAAGCCGTTCTTGATGCCGGTGGAGGACGTGTTTACGATCACCGGGCGGGGCACGGTGGCCACGGGCCGGATTGAGCGTGGGAAGGTGAAGGTTGGGGACGAGGTGGAGATTGTGGGGTTGGGCGAGACCCGGAAGACGGTGGTGACGGGTGTGGAGATGCACCGGAAGACGCTGTCGGAGGGGATCGCTGGGGACAATGTGGGTCTTTTGTTGCGTGGGATTGGCCGGGACGAGGTGGAGCGGGGTCAGGTGTTGGCGAAGCCTGGGAGCATTACTCCGCACACCAAGTTTGAGGCCTCGGTGTACATCTTGAAGAAGGAGGAGGGGGGCCGGCACACGGGGTTTTTCAGCGGGTACCGGCCGCAGTTTTACTTTCGGACGACGGACGTGACGGGTGTGGTGGAGCTGCCCCCGGGTGTGGAGATGGTGATGCCTGGGGACAATGTGACGTTCACGGTGGAGCTGATCAAGCCGGTGGCGCTGGAGGAGGGTTTGCGGTTTGCCATCCGGGAGGGTGGGCGGACCGTGGGCGCCGGCGTCGTCACCAAGATCCTGGAGTGA
- the rpsS gene encoding 30S ribosomal protein S19: MPRSLKKGVFVDDHLLEKVLLLNQKGEKRVIKTWSRRSTIVPEMVGHTIAVYNGKQHIPVYITENMVGHKLGEFAPTRTYRGHGKEAKATKKK, encoded by the coding sequence ATGCCGCGTAGCTTGAAAAAGGGCGTTTTCGTAGACGACCATCTCCTGGAGAAGGTCCTCCTCCTGAACCAAAAGGGGGAGAAGCGGGTGATCAAGACCTGGAGCCGCCGCTCCACCATCGTCCCCGAGATGGTGGGCCACACCATCGCCGTCTACAACGGGAAGCAGCACATCCCGGTCTACATCACCGAGAATATGGTGGGGCACAAGCTCGGGGAGTTCGCCCCCACCCGCACCTACCGGGGGCATGGCAAAGAGGCCAAGGCCACCAAGAAGAAGTAG
- a CDS encoding 50S ribosomal protein L23, with the protein MKTAYDVILAPVLSEKAYAGFAEGKYTFWVHPRATKTEIKKAVEEAFKVKVEKVNTLKVRGKKKRLGRYLGKRPDRKKAIVQVAAGQRIEALEGLV; encoded by the coding sequence GTGAAGACGGCCTACGACGTCATCCTGGCCCCGGTCCTCTCGGAGAAGGCCTACGCGGGCTTCGCAGAGGGCAAGTACACCTTCTGGGTCCACCCCCGGGCCACCAAGACCGAGATCAAGAAGGCGGTGGAGGAGGCCTTCAAGGTCAAGGTGGAAAAGGTGAACACCCTAAAGGTGCGGGGGAAGAAGAAGCGGCTGGGCCGCTACTTGGGCAAGCGGCCGGACAGGAAGAAGGCCATCGTGCAGGTGGCCGCCGGGCAGCGGATAGAGGCCCTCGAGGGGCTCGTCTAA
- the rplB gene encoding 50S ribosomal protein L2, producing the protein MPVKKFKPYTPSRRFMTVADFSEITKTEPEKSLVKPLKKTGGRNNQGRITVRFRGGGHKRLYRIIDFKRWDKVGIPAKVAAIEYDPNRSARIALLHYKDGEKRYIIAPDGLKVGMEVVAGPDAPIQVGNALPLRFIPVGTVVHAVELEPKKGAKLARSAGTSAQIQGREGDYVVLRLPSGELRKVHGECYAAVGAVGNADHKNIVLGKAGRSRWLGRKPHVRGAAMNPVDHPHGGGEGRAPRGRPPASPWGWQTKGRKTRKRKKPSSRFILARRK; encoded by the coding sequence ATGCCTGTAAAGAAGTTCAAACCCTACACGCCGAGCCGCCGCTTCATGACGGTGGCGGACTTCTCGGAGATCACCAAGACCGAGCCCGAGAAGTCCCTGGTCAAGCCCCTGAAGAAGACCGGGGGGCGGAACAACCAGGGCCGGATCACCGTCCGGTTCCGGGGCGGCGGCCACAAGCGCCTCTACCGGATCATTGACTTCAAGCGCTGGGACAAGGTGGGGATCCCGGCCAAGGTGGCGGCCATAGAGTACGACCCCAACCGGTCGGCCCGGATCGCCCTCCTCCACTACAAGGACGGGGAGAAGCGGTACATCATTGCCCCGGACGGGCTCAAGGTGGGGATGGAGGTGGTGGCGGGGCCGGACGCCCCCATCCAGGTGGGCAACGCCCTTCCCCTCCGCTTCATCCCCGTGGGCACCGTGGTCCACGCGGTGGAGCTCGAGCCCAAGAAGGGGGCCAAGCTGGCCCGCTCCGCCGGGACCAGCGCCCAGATCCAGGGCCGCGAGGGGGACTACGTGGTCCTCCGCCTCCCCTCGGGGGAGCTTAGGAAGGTGCACGGGGAGTGCTACGCCGCGGTGGGCGCGGTGGGGAACGCCGACCACAAGAACATCGTCCTGGGCAAGGCGGGCCGTAGTCGCTGGCTCGGCCGCAAGCCCCACGTCCGGGGCGCGGCCATGAACCCGGTGGACCACCCCCACGGCGGCGGTGAGGGCCGGGCCCCCCGCGGGCGTCCCCCCGCCTCCCCCTGGGGCTGGCAGACCAAGGGGCGCAAGACCCGCAAGCGCAAGAAGCCCTCGAGCCGGTTCATCCTGGCGCGGAGAAAGTGA